In Nitrobacteraceae bacterium AZCC 1564, the following proteins share a genomic window:
- a CDS encoding hypothetical protein (product_source=Hypo-rule applied; transmembrane_helix_parts=Inside_1_53,TMhelix_54_76,Outside_77_110), whose amino-acid sequence MTFEASRKGQPEVSAEARAELDRHFEWIAERLPDRAARFVRWLRQPSSRLVRIPLSALLILGGILSFLPILGLWMLPLGLMLVAQDVPFLQQPLAKALGWIERKWMNRKD is encoded by the coding sequence ATGACCTTTGAAGCTTCGAGAAAAGGGCAGCCTGAGGTGAGCGCAGAGGCCAGGGCCGAGCTCGACCGTCATTTTGAATGGATCGCAGAGCGGCTTCCTGATAGAGCAGCGCGTTTCGTGCGCTGGTTGCGCCAGCCGTCCTCGCGCTTGGTCCGGATTCCGCTTTCTGCGCTCCTGATTCTGGGAGGAATCCTCAGTTTCCTACCGATTCTCGGCCTTTGGATGCTGCCCCTCGGTCTTATGCTGGTTGCCCAAGACGTTCCGTTTCTCCAACAGCCGCTTGCAAAGGCCCTTGGCTGGATCGAACGGAAGTGGATGAACCGGAAAGACTAG
- a CDS encoding protein-L-isoaspartate(D-aspartate) O-methyltransferase (product_source=KO:K00573; cath_funfam=3.40.50.150; cog=COG2518; ko=KO:K00573; pfam=PF01135; smart=SM00450; superfamily=53335; tigrfam=TIGR00080) yields MSEFSTARQKMVDGQVRPSDVTDLRILDAMLAVPREEFVPSAQRPIAYLDLDIEVGGAGTAKRYLIKPAVLAKMIQAASISESDRVLVVGCATGYSAAIVAQLAGEVFATEPDDLLASTAKATLSKLGITNVTIGKAEPAAGDVAHGPYDVIILNGATEIEPSALYEQLRPAGRLVGVFAATQPPRANLVTRSAGDFGSRILFDAFAPVLPGMQRVPAFTF; encoded by the coding sequence ATGTCAGAATTTTCGACCGCTCGGCAAAAGATGGTCGATGGTCAGGTCCGCCCGAGCGATGTCACGGATTTGCGCATCCTGGACGCGATGCTGGCGGTGCCGCGCGAGGAGTTCGTTCCATCCGCGCAGCGGCCGATCGCTTACCTCGACCTCGATATCGAGGTGGGAGGGGCGGGCACCGCGAAACGATACCTGATTAAGCCGGCCGTGCTGGCAAAGATGATCCAGGCTGCATCGATTTCAGAAAGCGACCGCGTGCTGGTGGTCGGTTGCGCCACAGGCTACTCGGCCGCCATCGTTGCCCAGCTTGCCGGCGAAGTGTTCGCCACGGAACCGGATGATTTGCTGGCAAGCACGGCAAAGGCCACGTTGTCTAAGCTCGGCATCACGAATGTCACAATCGGGAAGGCGGAACCGGCAGCCGGCGATGTGGCGCATGGGCCTTATGATGTGATCATCCTGAACGGGGCCACGGAAATTGAACCCTCTGCGCTTTATGAGCAATTGAGGCCTGCCGGTCGACTCGTGGGTGTCTTTGCGGCTACACAACCCCCACGAGCAAATCTTGTCACAAGATCGGCCGGGGATTTTGGCAGCCGCATCCTCTTCGACGCTTTCGCTCCGGTTTTGCCGGGAATGCAGCGGGTGCCGGCCTTCACCTTCTAG
- a CDS encoding DTW domain-containing protein YfiP (product_source=COG3148; cog=COG3148; ko=KO:K05812; pfam=PF03942; smart=SM01144), translating into MSPHSKPEIGTSLPTEISDCPHCGKPEPLCVCSDVAPIDNRIELLILQHPQEQDRALGTARLTALHFQNSALKIGLSWPSLSKVLGRSVDPQRWAILYLGSAKVADLPTDSEVVAIDRKGAVEEGQRAILNDIDGVILLDGTWSQAKALWWRNAWMLKCRRIILGPASPSLYGKLRKEPRRDGLSTIEAAGMVLSRLEKRPEIEAALTASFERLLTRFREVQAVMPELAPKPRPKRDYRRASKKRGKSALSKS; encoded by the coding sequence CACCTCGCTGCCGACAGAAATTTCGGATTGTCCGCATTGCGGAAAGCCTGAGCCGCTGTGCGTCTGTAGTGATGTCGCTCCCATCGATAATCGCATCGAGCTGCTGATCCTGCAGCATCCGCAGGAGCAGGACAGAGCGCTCGGAACTGCGCGGCTGACGGCGTTGCACTTCCAGAATTCGGCGCTGAAGATCGGATTGTCGTGGCCGAGCCTGTCGAAGGTGCTGGGCCGTTCCGTTGATCCTCAGCGTTGGGCAATTCTTTATTTGGGTTCTGCCAAGGTCGCCGATCTCCCAACGGACAGCGAAGTGGTTGCAATTGATCGCAAGGGAGCGGTCGAGGAGGGGCAGCGCGCGATCCTCAACGATATCGATGGCGTGATCCTGCTCGATGGCACGTGGAGCCAGGCCAAGGCGCTGTGGTGGCGCAATGCGTGGATGCTGAAATGCCGGCGCATCATCCTTGGCCCCGCGAGCCCATCTCTCTACGGCAAGCTCCGCAAGGAGCCGAGACGTGATGGGCTATCCACCATAGAGGCCGCCGGAATGGTTCTGAGTCGATTGGAAAAGCGTCCAGAGATCGAGGCTGCGTTGACCGCGAGTTTTGAGCGGCTGCTCACGCGCTTTCGAGAGGTCCAGGCCGTCATGCCCGAACTGGCACCTAAGCCGCGACCAAAGCGCGACTATCGCCGCGCTTCAAAGAAGCGCGGTAAGTCTGCATTGTCGAAAAGCTAA
- a CDS encoding low affinity Fe/Cu permease (product_source=COG5478; cath_funfam=1.25.40.20; cog=COG5478; superfamily=56918; transmembrane_helix_parts=Inside_1_4,TMhelix_5_24,Outside_25_27,TMhelix_28_50,Inside_51_51) translates to MSLDIVVPVLMCAALLWWIGRGLSGRSMLIAAAVTLAVIVCVMLLQNNAWR, encoded by the coding sequence GTGTCGCTCGATATTGTTGTGCCGGTCCTGATGTGCGCGGCTTTGCTGTGGTGGATTGGTCGCGGGTTGAGCGGCCGATCCATGCTGATCGCAGCCGCGGTGACGCTGGCGGTGATCGTTTGCGTCATGCTTCTTCAGAATAACGCATGGCGATAA
- a CDS encoding phosphate-selective porin OprO/OprP (product_source=KO:K07221; cleavage_site_network=SignalP-noTM; cog=COG3746; ko=KO:K07221; pfam=PF07396; superfamily=46589,56935) — translation MQINRFPSIAVFAATAVAAVTIQQAHAESASSSEAEIAQLKQQLRMLEQKLDKLQKQTTANAAAAAKAKSEAKAEAKAEAKAEARAAVADAHAAIPTKGPAVPSGAVVSMPNNRPTICTADGQNCVGITGRLHWDVGGYAFNPNTPDTVPQRLDSGQNVRRARIGVAGKFLSDWNFALIYDFGGTSDGFGGTAPGSLPGGGVSGVENAYISYTGLKPFGGNMAVEGGIMDIPWTLDEATSSNDIMFMERSSAQVIATSIAAGDFRSTFGTRWWNDVFWAGGYITGPTTGQIHSASSINPPGSTEQFGAVARVAGQLVSGPNYSLHLGANAEWLITPPRNLVSNAQTLTLSDRPELRIDPTTLVSTGAIANASSAQVYGVEAAASYGPLFFQGEYYWYNVDRDASTGLPPIGAPSVQFQGGYAQASWVLTGETRTYNASAGAYNGVKPANPFSLYGGGWGAWEIAGRFSTIDLNDRIGTATGVAGGRQNVFTAGLNWYVSNNIRFMLNYLHGDVAKQLSPTSTVDTGSTFDAVAMRTQFAF, via the coding sequence ATGCAGATCAATCGATTCCCTTCCATTGCAGTATTCGCGGCCACCGCTGTTGCCGCGGTCACCATCCAGCAAGCACACGCAGAGTCCGCCAGCAGCAGCGAAGCGGAGATCGCACAGTTGAAGCAGCAATTGCGCATGCTCGAGCAGAAGCTCGACAAGCTGCAGAAGCAGACGACGGCGAACGCGGCTGCTGCGGCAAAGGCCAAGTCTGAAGCAAAGGCTGAAGCGAAAGCCGAAGCGAAGGCGGAAGCAAGAGCCGCGGTCGCCGATGCCCATGCGGCTATCCCGACCAAGGGTCCGGCGGTGCCGTCCGGCGCGGTGGTGTCCATGCCGAACAACCGCCCAACCATCTGCACCGCCGACGGGCAGAACTGCGTCGGCATCACGGGCCGACTGCACTGGGACGTCGGCGGTTACGCTTTTAATCCCAACACGCCGGATACCGTGCCGCAGCGGCTCGATAGCGGCCAGAACGTCCGCCGCGCCCGCATCGGCGTCGCCGGCAAATTCCTGAGCGACTGGAATTTTGCCCTGATCTACGACTTCGGCGGCACGTCCGACGGCTTCGGCGGCACCGCGCCCGGATCTCTTCCGGGCGGCGGCGTTTCGGGCGTTGAGAACGCCTATATAAGCTATACCGGCCTCAAACCTTTCGGCGGCAACATGGCGGTCGAAGGCGGCATCATGGACATCCCATGGACGCTGGATGAGGCCACGAGCTCGAACGACATCATGTTCATGGAGCGCTCGTCAGCCCAGGTGATCGCGACCAGCATCGCCGCAGGCGATTTCCGTTCCACCTTCGGCACGCGTTGGTGGAATGATGTGTTCTGGGCAGGCGGCTACATCACTGGTCCGACCACAGGCCAGATTCACTCCGCGTCGAGCATCAACCCTCCCGGTTCGACCGAACAGTTTGGTGCTGTGGCTCGCGTCGCAGGTCAGCTCGTCAGCGGCCCGAATTACTCGCTGCATCTTGGCGCCAACGCCGAATGGCTGATCACGCCGCCGCGTAACCTTGTGAGCAATGCGCAGACCCTGACGCTGAGCGATCGTCCGGAATTGCGCATCGATCCGACCACGCTGGTCTCGACGGGTGCGATCGCCAATGCCTCCAGCGCGCAGGTCTACGGTGTGGAAGCTGCAGCGAGCTACGGGCCACTGTTCTTCCAAGGTGAGTATTACTGGTACAACGTGGATCGCGATGCTTCGACCGGGTTGCCGCCAATCGGTGCGCCGAGCGTGCAATTCCAGGGCGGCTACGCGCAGGCGAGCTGGGTTCTGACCGGCGAAACCCGCACTTACAATGCTTCGGCTGGTGCGTACAACGGTGTCAAGCCGGCGAATCCGTTCTCGCTGTACGGCGGAGGCTGGGGTGCCTGGGAAATCGCCGGCCGCTTCTCGACTATCGATCTCAATGATCGGATCGGGACTGCAACCGGCGTGGCTGGCGGCCGGCAGAACGTCTTCACCGCGGGCCTCAACTGGTACGTCAGCAACAATATCCGGTTCATGCTGAACTATCTGCATGGCGATGTCGCCAAGCAGTTGTCGCCGACGTCGACGGTGGACACCGGCTCGACGTTCGACGCGGTGGCCATGCGTACCCAGTTCGCGTTCTGA
- a CDS encoding outer membrane protein (product_source=KO:K12340; cath_funfam=1.20.1600.10; cleavage_site_network=SignalP-noTM; cog=COG1538; ko=KO:K12340; pfam=PF02321; superfamily=56954; tigrfam=TIGR01844) encodes MLIKYRLKLSAGVAAVALLSGLATSPVSADTLEAALVRAYQTNPQLNAQRASVRSTDENVPQALSGYRPKVAITASAGTQFTDTQQNIQSGGFLSQSGAAGVNAPRSVGATVTQTLFNGGQTANRTRAAESQVSAAREGLRVLEQTVLLSAATIYMDYLRDSAIVEVQRSNVRVLEQTLKQTRDRFNVGEVTRTDVAQSEAQLAAGRTQLLTAESNLTTTRANFRRIIGSEPTNLAPGSPVDRFLPSTLAASINLSLVENPNVTAAMYGIDVAHLQVKVNEGALFPTVTLQGSVQQSYENTLQIYRSFGASAVAQLSVPVYQGGAEYALIRQSKESLAQQRLNLEQVRDQTRATVAQAWGQLVAGKAQVSSAQAQVTASEIALNGVREEARVGQRTTLDVLNAQQALVNARVNLVTAQHDRVVASYNVLNAIGRLSPSVMKLATTVYDPSVHYHQVRDSWFGVRTPDGR; translated from the coding sequence ATGTTAATTAAATATCGGCTGAAGTTGAGTGCGGGGGTGGCTGCTGTCGCTCTGTTGAGCGGTCTCGCCACAAGCCCGGTTTCGGCTGACACACTCGAAGCGGCATTGGTCCGCGCCTACCAAACCAACCCTCAGTTGAATGCGCAGCGCGCATCGGTCCGATCAACCGACGAAAACGTTCCGCAGGCTCTTTCTGGTTACCGCCCGAAAGTCGCCATCACCGCTAGCGCGGGTACGCAATTCACCGATACGCAGCAGAACATCCAATCCGGAGGCTTCCTGAGCCAATCTGGTGCCGCCGGCGTCAATGCTCCGCGCTCGGTTGGCGCGACGGTGACTCAAACACTGTTTAACGGTGGGCAAACGGCTAATCGTACCCGTGCAGCGGAAAGTCAGGTCTCGGCCGCGCGCGAAGGGCTGCGCGTCCTTGAGCAGACCGTCTTGTTGTCTGCCGCAACCATTTACATGGATTACCTGCGAGATTCGGCCATCGTCGAAGTTCAGCGCAGCAACGTTCGCGTGCTTGAGCAGACGCTGAAGCAAACGCGCGATCGCTTCAATGTCGGCGAAGTGACGCGTACTGACGTCGCTCAATCGGAAGCCCAGCTTGCCGCCGGACGGACCCAGCTGTTGACGGCGGAGTCCAATCTGACGACAACGCGCGCCAATTTCCGCCGGATTATCGGCAGTGAGCCAACGAACCTTGCACCGGGCTCTCCGGTAGATCGTTTCCTGCCGTCGACACTGGCTGCATCCATCAATTTGAGTCTGGTGGAAAATCCCAACGTGACCGCTGCGATGTACGGCATCGACGTCGCCCATCTGCAGGTCAAGGTCAACGAAGGTGCGCTGTTCCCTACGGTCACGCTTCAGGGCAGTGTTCAGCAGTCGTACGAAAACACTCTGCAGATCTATCGATCGTTCGGTGCCTCGGCGGTCGCCCAGCTTAGCGTTCCGGTTTATCAGGGCGGCGCCGAATATGCGCTGATCCGTCAGTCAAAAGAATCGCTGGCTCAGCAACGCCTCAACCTCGAACAGGTTCGCGATCAGACCCGTGCGACAGTCGCTCAGGCATGGGGGCAGCTTGTGGCTGGCAAGGCGCAGGTTTCGTCGGCGCAGGCCCAAGTGACTGCATCGGAGATCGCGCTGAATGGCGTGCGTGAAGAGGCCCGAGTTGGGCAGCGTACAACGCTGGACGTCCTCAACGCACAGCAAGCGCTCGTCAACGCACGAGTCAATCTGGTGACGGCGCAACACGACCGTGTTGTAGCGTCCTACAATGTTCTGAATGCAATCGGGCGTCTGTCGCCGTCGGTCATGAAACTTGCGACCACGGTTTACGATCCGAGCGTTCACTATCATCAGGTTCGTGATAGCTGGTTCGGCGTTCGCACACCCGATGGCCGCTAG
- a CDS encoding hypothetical protein (product_source=Hypo-rule applied; cath_funfam=2.30.42.10), whose product MSMRVPFAIPLLISVKGTTNLVLSSAGRIDRTRMLARTSVLIPRAGRRRCIARTSRSAVKVIFLKRVSP is encoded by the coding sequence ATGTCGATGCGCGTGCCCTTCGCTATCCCGCTTTTGATTTCGGTGAAAGGAACGACGAATCTCGTGTTGAGCTCGGCGGGCCGTATTGATCGCACTCGAATGCTCGCGCGAACCAGTGTTTTGATACCGCGCGCAGGCAGGCGCCGTTGTATCGCCCGGACATCCCGCTCAGCCGTCAAAGTCATTTTCCTCAAGCGTGTGTCACCCTGA
- a CDS encoding hypothetical protein (product_source=Hypo-rule applied; superfamily=46934), producing MAGFTSAPKANGDSESPALRRLMDQFDDLPREVREALAMAISPSDQMIEVLCTMHQNGFPLSDLLRVISASNANSSR from the coding sequence ATGGCCGGTTTCACTTCTGCGCCGAAAGCAAACGGAGATAGCGAATCACCAGCCCTCCGCAGGCTGATGGATCAGTTTGACGATCTGCCGCGTGAAGTCCGCGAGGCTTTGGCCATGGCGATCTCCCCGAGTGATCAGATGATTGAAGTCTTGTGTACGATGCATCAGAACGGCTTTCCGCTATCCGATCTGCTCAGGGTGATTTCGGCGAGCAACGCAAACAGCAGCCGTTAG